TCGATGTCCATTTCAACGTCTGAAGTCATTCTCTCTTGTTCTCAATAAGCGCCGATGGGACGGCAGATAATGATTGTTGGGGGAAGTGACAGCCGGTTGTCTAACCCGACTTCGTGACTACTCGTTCAGCACTTGTTGCCCGAAAGACGGGAGGTAGCGTTCGGGGATCTGCCGCGCGACCCCGTACGCCACGCCCAGACTGATCAACTTGTCCGTGATGTCGATGGTGAACTGGGTTGCGAACACCGCTTCGACGATGCTCGACCCGGTGGCCATCAGCGCCCCGACGGCGGCGTCTTGCCCGGCACCACTGAACCCACCGAGGACGATGACCTGGATCGGCGTCGCGGTCAGCGTGGACACGATAGCGAGGATCACGCCCGCCAGGAACAGGCGCGCGTAGTCTCTCGTGTCAGAGACGTCCATGAACCAGCCACTCGTCGCCATCCATCCAGCGACCAGTGCGATTGCTATCTGGACGACCGCGAAGAACGCCGTGCTCGGCGACGTCGTGACACCCAGTATGAGGTTCGTCGAAGCGCCGGCGACGACCGCCACCCACGGCCCGGCGATGATCGCCAGGAGGATCGTCCCGATGACGTCGAGGAACAGCGGGAGACGCAGTACGCGGGTGAACGTCCCACCGATGACGTTGAGCCCGATCGCGACCGGAATCAGCACGAACGCCCGGGTCGAGAAGTCGAGCGCGACGCCGCGCCAGAACGAGACACCGGTCTCTGCCATTATTCGTCTCCTCCTGTTCGGACTGAACTGTTCGCCTGCTGCTCTCTTTGTGCTAGACTGTCGTGTGTCATCTTACCACAAACGTGGCCACAGAGACAACTATATTAAATCTGTCGGAAGAATACTCATTTAACCATCATTTCTCCCGGTGAATTATACCCTTCTTGTCGTGAGTCCCCGGGGAATCAGTCGACGTCTTCCGGAGTGTTCGACGGTAGCCCCGTCGTCCGGTGCCGATAGACTAAAGACGGTGCTGTGAGACGTCCACGACGAATGACTGGGACAGGAGATATCGACATCTACGGCTCGCGCCGCTCGACGGTGTACGCACGCGAGGGAGTCGTCGCGACGAGCCAACCGCTCGCTGCGGAGGCGGGCGTGCAGGCACTCCGCGACGGGGGCAACGCCTTCGACGCCGCCGTCACCACCGCGGCGGTGTTGAACGTCGTCGAACCCTTCAGCACGGGCATCGGCGGTGATGTGTTCGCGCTCTACCGGACCGCCGACGACGAGGTCGGGGCGCTCCGGGCCATCGGCGGGGGTCCAACAGACGCCTCCCTCGACGCGCTCCGCGAGGCCGTCGAGGCCGACGACACGGAAGGTACACCGGAACTACCGGAGCGCGGACCCCTCACTGTCACGCCGCCGGGCGCGGCGCGTGGCTGGGAGCGGACTGTCGAAGACCTGGGGGTGCGGAGTTTCGCAACCGCGCTCGAACCAGCCATCCGATACGCCCGAGAGGGGTTCCCAGTCACGGAGGTCATCGCGAACCAGTGGGCCGACTGGAGTGATGCGCTCCGGAACGACCACGCGACGGAGACGTTCCTGCCGGGCGGCGAGGCCCCCGACCCCGGCGATGTGGTCCGGTTCCCGGCACTGGCCGACACGTTCGAACAGGTCGTGGACGGCGGTGCAGACGCCCTCTACGAGGGCCCCATCGGCGAGCGAATCGTCGAGACAGTCCGCTCCCGCGGCGGGTTCCTCTCGACCGACGACCTCGCGGCCGTCGAGGCCGAGTACGTCGACCCAGTTTCGACGACGTACGGGGACGCCGAGGTATACGAGCTTCCGGCACCGAACCAGGGCCCAATCGCTCTGGAGGCGCTGAACGTCGCGAACGAGGTCGATGCGGGGTCCTTCCCGGACGGGTCCGTCGAGGGCACGCACCGCTACGTCGAGGCGTTCAAGCGCGCGTTCCACGACGGCCATCAGTACGTCACGGACCCGCGTTACGAGTCGCTCCCACCGCTGACCCAGAGAGAGTGGGCGGCCGAACGCGCCGCGACTATCACGGACGTGGCGTCGGACGACGTGTCCCCGCGAGTGCCCGGTAACGACCGCGCCGAGGACGCCGACACGGTCTTGCTCACCGTCGCCGACGACGAGGGCAACGTCGTCTCGTTCATCAACTCTATCTTCACCGCCTTCGGCAGCGGCCTCGCCGCGGCGGGGACGGGCGTCGTCCTGCAGAGCAGGGGGGCGTCGTTCTCTCTCGACCCGGACCATCCCAACCAGTTCGAACCGGGGAAACTGCCGTTCCACACGCTCGTCCCGGCCGTGGCAAAGTTCGGCCCCGACGACTGGGCCGCCTTCGGTGTCATGGGTGGTTACATGCAGCCACAGGGCCATCTGCAGGTGCTCGCAGCGCTCCTCGACCACGACGCGTCGTTACAGGATGCGCTCGACCGCCCGCGGTGGCGGTATCGGTCTGACGGCCGCCTCGCTGTCGAGGCCCGCCTCGACGACCGCCTGACGACCAAACTCGCTCGCCGGGGCCACGAACTCGCTGTCGAACCGCCGGACGAGTTCGGCGGCGGCCAGATCGTTCGCAATCACAACGGCGTGCTCTCCGGCGCGACGGACCCCCGGAAAGACGGTACCGTCGCCGGATTCTGACCGGGACGACGGCCAGTCGACTCCTGTGTCAGCCGACCCACGTGTGCTTCTCTGTCGTGAACGACCGCTCCCCGGTCCACCCGGAGTCGAACCGGCTCTCGATCCGATTGCGGAGTGACACCACTCCCTCCGCGACCCGCTGTTTCCGTTCTGCTTCCCGGTCGTCCGGGAGCAACACGCCGACGCTCCCGTAACACACGCCGTCCTCGGTGACGATCGGGACGGCCACACTCTCGGTGAGGTTCTCTCCAGCGAGCGGTCCGACGGTGTACCCGTCTGCGTCGAGATCCGTCTTGATCTGGTCGACGTCGTACGTGCTCGGTTCACCGTCCTCGTCTCGCTCCGCGCCATCTACGGCGTGAATTACGAGACCGACGAGCGAATCGTAGAACGGGAGGCTACTCCCTACCTCCACCGCAACCTGTTCCGGAACGCGATGGGCCTCTACGATCGTACAGCTTCTGTTCGCCTGCTCGAAGAGTGCGATGCCGACGTCCAGATGTCCCGCGAACTCTCTGCAGACCTCGGTTGCATACCGGTAGAGCGGCGAGTTCGAACGCGCCTCGAACCCGACGTCCAACAGTTTCGGGCTGAGCTGGTATCGACCGTCGATCTTTCGGACGTATCCCTCCTCTCGGAGGGTACTCAGATGGTTGTGGACGATGCCTTTGCTCATCTCCAGTTCGGACGCGAGTTCGGAAACCCCGGCCTGTCCCACGCCGCTCAGGTGTTCTACTAACGCAAACGTTCGGGCGCTCGTTTCCACCCGGCGATTCGCTTCGTAGTCCATACCGCCACATCACTATCCGCAGGTATAAATACTGGCCGTCGACTCGACCGAAAGCGTTCTACAGAATAGAACTTCGACCCGTGTCCGAACTCACAGCGACCGAGTCACTCGGATTTTGGCGATTTTTTATTATTGTTGATGATTGAAAAAACTGGAACTCTCTACGCAAGGTGTGTGAAGTTGTGACAAGGGCCGGACGTTTGCAAGAATAGAACGACGACCGTCCTCCCTCAGATGAGGCCGGCTTCCTCGGATTTCGCGAGAATCTGTTTAGCGATGTGGTACATCTCGCGGTCGATGACGTTCCCGTCGATCGCAGCGAGCGTGTTCGACCCCGTCTGTTCGTATTCCCGGACGATTCGCTGTGCGCGCCGGGCCTTCTCGACGTCCGGCGTGAACACGTCGTTTGCCGTCTCGACCTGTTCGGGATTGATGACGACTTTGCCGTCGTACCCGAGCGCGCACTCGAACTGACACGTCTGAGAGAACTCCTCTGTGCTGTCCGGGTCCGTGTACGGCCCACCGATGGCAATCAGTCCCGCACTCGCGGCGGCGTGTGAAATCTTCGACAGCGGGTAGTGCCAATAGTGGCCCGGATAGTTCTTCGATCCGTGTGTCGCGCCGATCGAAGCCGAGTAGTCCGCCGGGCCGAATACGAGTGCAGTGAGACGGTCGCTCGCGTGGGCGATGTCCGTCACGGCGTTCATCCCGTCTGCCGTCTCGATCTGTGCGTTGAGCCCTATCGACCCGATGTCGAGACCCGCCTTGGTCTCGACGCTCGTCAGGAGCGTCTCGACCGTCTGCACGTCGGCGACGGTTCGGACTTTCGGAACGACGAGCGTGTCGATTTTCTCCCCGACGGCGGTCACGACGTCGATGACGTCGTCGTACCACCACCGTGTGTCTGTCCCGTTGATTCTGTAACTGAGGACCAGGTCCTCCCAGTCCCGTTCTTGAACGGTCTTGATGAGTTCCCCACGGGCCGGTTCTTTCTCTCCGGGGGCGAGCGAATCTTCGAGATCGAGCACGATCTCGTCGGTATCGCTGCTCATCGCCTCGACGACGAGCTGTCGTTCGTTCCCGGGAATCCCCAGCTGTGAACGGCGCAGCGTCGTGTTAGTTAACATAGTCCAACAACACCTGCGGGTCGTATAAATATGGCGGCAAACGCCTCCGACCGGGGAACGTCTCGATGGGTAGACAGGTTCCGGCAGGCACGCGACTGTTCGAACGCGGCTGACCCGACGAGTCGCCCCGTAGACCGCCGTGTTTCACCATCCCTGGACGCGAGGAATAGACCATCCCGCGACGGACGACTCGCCGGCCGCGTGGATCCTCGTACCGACGGACGGCCGACGCTGTCCCAGCAGGACCGGCGGACTGGTACAGGGAGCGCCCCGGTGTAACGAATGTACGCACGTTATGGGATGGTTCTGATACCGGGAGCGGCATCTCCGGTACACTGCCGTGAGTCTCGCTGTCGTGTTCTCTGCGTCGTGTGGAGCGACACCGGTCTTGGGCCGCTCAGATTCCATCGGTGATATTCCTCATCCGACAGACAATTCGATAGGAGCTATCTGCGAGTTAATCCACCGGATGGATACCGAAAATCGAATTCTGATTTTCAATATCTTCAAAAAGGCTCGAAATTCTCCTCTCTCATCTATAAAAATCATGGATTAACTATACCTTGCAATATTTAGATTTCGAAACAGACTTACCATATCTGTATGGGTGAAATACCTTCGAATATGGTGGCGAACACCACACGCTTCCCCGACCGCCGGTCGATCCTCACTGCCGACCCGACCTCTCGTCTCCCACTCTGAGGGGGGCCGTGTCTGCTTCGAACGACGTACCAGCCCGGTTTTCCCGCCCTTCCGGGTCCCCAGTTTGGCGGCCGGTTCGGTCCGGTGTTTCGACGAGCGCGGTGTCGTCCGCGCTACCCGCCTGGACCACGGCGACGACCATCCTGTCCGTGGTCCGGGCTTCCAACCCGACGGCCGTGTCAGTCGCGCATCCTGGCTTGACGACGTCGGCGACCTCGTCGAGTCTGTCGTCGACCCCGAGCGAGACCGCGCACGTCGAACACTCCGGGTCGTCGAAGTGCCAGTCGGTTATCGTACCACTGTGTGGTTCGCCGTCACGGTAGTGTCCGCTGATGGGTCACGGTAGTGTCCGCCGATGGAGGAGACCCACGCACATGCTCGCGCGGAACGACAGAAAATGTGCCGCGACGTATCGAGGCGACGGTACTTGCAGGAGCCATTCCTCTGCAGGTTTAGGGCTCGGGGCGCATCGTCTGTGACTCGGACCCGCCCAGCGCGCCGTACTCGTTGCTGGATTTGATGATCGAGAGCGCGGTCATGATGTCCGAGCGGGTCAGCAGACCCAGGAACTCGCCGTCCTCGTCGGTGACCAGCAGGCGGCCGACGGAGTTCGACTGGAGTTCGGTCAGCGCGTCCATCACGGGGAGGTCGGGCGCGACGGTGAGTATCTCGGTGGTCATCACGTCGCCGACGGTGTAGGCGTCCCGTTCGACCTCGCGGACGGCGCGGGCGTCTTCAAGCGCGACCAGTCCGACGACCTCGCCGTTTTTCTCGACGGGGTAGCCGGTGTGGCGCTCCTCGAACATCGTCCGGATGAGCTCGTGGATGGACATCCCGGGACTGACCGAGGTGACGTGGTCGGCGGGAGTCATCACGTCCTGGACGGTGACCCCCTCGAAGGCCGCGCGCATCGAGGTCTGTCGGGCCTCGCCGGCCGCCCCGATGTAGATGAAAAAGGCCAGGCCGGCCAGGAAGATGTTCCCGGCGACGAACAGGCCAAAGAGGCCCAGGAAGATGGCGAAGATCTTCCCGACTTCGGCGGCGATCTTCGTCGCCTGGGCGTAGGGGCGCCGACGGGCCAGCAGGGCCCGGAGGACGCGCCCGCCGTCCATCGGGAAGCCCGGGAGCATGTTGAACGCGGCCAGCGCGACGTTCATCAGCGCGAGGTACGCGAGGACGAAGCGCAACGCCTCGAGGACGACCGACTGGGTCCCGGGGATGACGACGAACGCCACGTACGACAGGGCCCCCAGCACGACGCTGACGATGGGCCCCGCGATGGCGATGGCCAGCTCCTGTTTCCAGTCCTCGGGCATCTCGGTGAGCTGGGCGATGCCGCCAAAGAGCCAGAGCGTGATGGAGTCGATCGGGTAGCCGAATCGAATCGCGACCAGCGAGTGGCCCAGCTCGTGGAGGACGACGCCGGCGAACAGGCCGACGGCGGCGGTGATGCCGAGCACCCACACGAGGTTACCACTCGCCAGCATCGCCGGGTCGAGCCCGGCCGCGAGCATCTCGTTCAGGAACCCGGTCGTCTGCTCGACTTGCGTCCCGATGATCCAGGCGAACAGGGGCAACACCAGCAGGAAGGTGAGGTCGAGCTGGATGGGTATCCCGAACGCGCTCCCGATGCGGAACCGGCGCATACCGGATGTTGTCGGCCAGGCGACTTAAACGCGCTGTGGCTGTGGCGTGTCGAGTGACTGAAGTAGGTCGCCGGTCCTACCTTGGGGCGTGTCCCAGCAGGCTGCACAGGTCGATACCCTCTTTCTCCACGAGCGCGGCGAGGAGTTCCGGGTCGTCGGCCAGCGCGACGGGGAGCGACTGTTCCACGGGGTCTTAGAGCTCAAAGAGACCGGTGCAGGCCCCCGTCCGCGCCGGCTCCGCATCAGGGACGGTGCGGGCGAGGACCTCCGGTCGCCGGACCAGTTCGTCGACATCGCGCGCCGTGCAGCCCGCATCCGCATCTCCGAACAGACCTCCCGGCGGGCGCGAGAGCGCGCCCGGGAGATGCTCGACGCCTACCAGCTCGACGCGAAGGTGGTCCGGACCTGCCGGTTCTGTGCCGACGCCGGCCGGTACGCCCCGATAACGAGCGAGACGGCCATCACGGCCGACGACGAGACCATCTGTCCCGACTGCGCGAAGGAGGAACTCGACCGGGAACTGGCGTTCAACGGCGCGATAACCAGCGACGCCAGGGACCGGCTCGAGGACCTCCTGCTGGAGGTCCAGGACCTGGAGCGAATCACGAACCTGCTCTCGGGCGACCTGGACCCGGACCTGACGAAGTTCGACGAGATATCGGCGACGGTCGACGACGTCGACCTCGTGCCGACCGACTCGCTCTCCTTGCATCCCGGCATCCAGCAGCATCTGGAGTCGCGCTTCGACACGCTGTTGCCGGTCCAGAGCCTCGCGGTCGAACACGGCGCGACCGACGGCGAGGACCAGCTCATCGTCTCGGCGACGGCGACGGGCAAGACGCTCGTCGGCGAGATGGCCGGCCTCGACCGCGTGCTCAACAACAAGGGCAAGATGCTGTTTCTCGTCCCCCTCGTCGCGCTGGCCAACCAGAAGTACGAGTCCTTTCGCGACCGCTACGGCGACATGGTCGACGTCTCCCTGCGCGTGGGCGCCAGTCGCATCTCCGACGAGGGTGGCCGCTTCGACCCGGAGGCGGACGTCATCGTCGGCACCTACGAGGGCATCGACCACGCGCTCCGGACCGGAAAGGACCTCGGCACCGTCGGCACCGTCGTCATCGACGAGGTCCACACGCTCGGCGAGGACGAGCGCGGTCACCGCCTCGATGGCCTCATCTCCCGGCTGAAACACTACTGCGAGACCGGCGGCGCTCCGGCCAGCGACGACACGCAGTGGATCTACCTCTCGGCGACGGTCGGCAACCCCGGCCAGCTCGCCCGGAAACTGCGTGCGAACCTCGTGGAGTTCGAGGAACGACCCATCCCCATCGAGCGCCACGTCACGTTCGCGGACGGGCGTGAGAAGATAGATACCGAGAACAAGCTCGTCAAGCGGGCCTTCGACACGAAATCGAGCAAGGGGTACCGCGGCCAGACCATCATCTTCACGAACTCCCGGCGGCGCTGTCACCAGATCTCCCGGAAACTGGAGTACAGCTCGGCACCGTACCACGCCGGCCTCGACAACCGCAAGCGCCAGCAGGTCGAGCGCCGGTTCGCCGATCAGGACATCGCTGCGGTGGTGACGACGGCCGCACTGGCCGCCGGGGTCGACTTTCCGGCCTCGCAGGTCGTCTTCGACTCGCTGGCGATGGGTATCGAGTGGCTCACCGTCCAGGAGTTCGAGCAGATGCTCGGCCGCGCCGGCCGCCCGGACTACCACGACAAGGGAACCGTCTACCTGCTGGTCGAACCCGACTGTTCGTACCACAACAGCATGGAGATGACCGAGGACGAGGTGGCGTTCAAGCTCCTGAAAGGCGAGATGGAGCCGGTGGTCACCCGCTACGACGAGAGCGCGGCCGTCGAGGAGACGCTGGCGAACGTCACCGTCGCCGGCAATCGGGCGAAGGCGCTCAACGACCGGATGGTCGGCGAGGTGCCGACGAAACACGCACTGGGCAAGCTACTGGAGTACGAGTTCATCGACGGCCTCGAACCGACGCCGCTGGGCCGCGCAGTCACCCGCCACTTCCTCGCGCCCGACGAGGCGTTCCAGCTGCTCGATGGCATCCGCAAGGGGCTGGACCCCTACGACATCGTCGCCGGGATGGAGCTGCGCGACGAGCACTGAACCTGCCGCCGGGCTGACGGG
The DNA window shown above is from Haloarcula halobia and carries:
- a CDS encoding ECF transporter S component codes for the protein MAETGVSFWRGVALDFSTRAFVLIPVAIGLNVIGGTFTRVLRLPLFLDVIGTILLAIIAGPWVAVVAGASTNLILGVTTSPSTAFFAVVQIAIALVAGWMATSGWFMDVSDTRDYARLFLAGVILAIVSTLTATPIQVIVLGGFSGAGQDAAVGALMATGSSIVEAVFATQFTIDITDKLISLGVAYGVARQIPERYLPSFGQQVLNE
- a CDS encoding gamma-glutamyltransferase family protein translates to MTGTGDIDIYGSRRSTVYAREGVVATSQPLAAEAGVQALRDGGNAFDAAVTTAAVLNVVEPFSTGIGGDVFALYRTADDEVGALRAIGGGPTDASLDALREAVEADDTEGTPELPERGPLTVTPPGAARGWERTVEDLGVRSFATALEPAIRYAREGFPVTEVIANQWADWSDALRNDHATETFLPGGEAPDPGDVVRFPALADTFEQVVDGGADALYEGPIGERIVETVRSRGGFLSTDDLAAVEAEYVDPVSTTYGDAEVYELPAPNQGPIALEALNVANEVDAGSFPDGSVEGTHRYVEAFKRAFHDGHQYVTDPRYESLPPLTQREWAAERAATITDVASDDVSPRVPGNDRAEDADTVLLTVADDEGNVVSFINSIFTAFGSGLAAAGTGVVLQSRGASFSLDPDHPNQFEPGKLPFHTLVPAVAKFGPDDWAAFGVMGGYMQPQGHLQVLAALLDHDASLQDALDRPRWRYRSDGRLAVEARLDDRLTTKLARRGHELAVEPPDEFGGGQIVRNHNGVLSGATDPRKDGTVAGF
- a CDS encoding IclR family transcriptional regulator, producing MDYEANRRVETSARTFALVEHLSGVGQAGVSELASELEMSKGIVHNHLSTLREEGYVRKIDGRYQLSPKLLDVGFEARSNSPLYRYATEVCREFAGHLDVGIALFEQANRSCTIVEAHRVPEQVAVEVGSSLPFYDSLVGLVIHAVDGAERDEDGEPSTYDVDQIKTDLDADGYTVGPLAGENLTESVAVPIVTEDGVCYGSVGVLLPDDREAERKQRVAEGVVSLRNRIESRFDSGWTGERSFTTEKHTWVG
- a CDS encoding HpcH/HpaI aldolase/citrate lyase family protein, encoding MLTNTTLRRSQLGIPGNERQLVVEAMSSDTDEIVLDLEDSLAPGEKEPARGELIKTVQERDWEDLVLSYRINGTDTRWWYDDVIDVVTAVGEKIDTLVVPKVRTVADVQTVETLLTSVETKAGLDIGSIGLNAQIETADGMNAVTDIAHASDRLTALVFGPADYSASIGATHGSKNYPGHYWHYPLSKISHAAASAGLIAIGGPYTDPDSTEEFSQTCQFECALGYDGKVVINPEQVETANDVFTPDVEKARRAQRIVREYEQTGSNTLAAIDGNVIDREMYHIAKQILAKSEEAGLI
- a CDS encoding CBS domain-containing protein, whose amino-acid sequence is MRRFRIGSAFGIPIQLDLTFLLVLPLFAWIIGTQVEQTTGFLNEMLAAGLDPAMLASGNLVWVLGITAAVGLFAGVVLHELGHSLVAIRFGYPIDSITLWLFGGIAQLTEMPEDWKQELAIAIAGPIVSVVLGALSYVAFVVIPGTQSVVLEALRFVLAYLALMNVALAAFNMLPGFPMDGGRVLRALLARRRPYAQATKIAAEVGKIFAIFLGLFGLFVAGNIFLAGLAFFIYIGAAGEARQTSMRAAFEGVTVQDVMTPADHVTSVSPGMSIHELIRTMFEERHTGYPVEKNGEVVGLVALEDARAVREVERDAYTVGDVMTTEILTVAPDLPVMDALTELQSNSVGRLLVTDEDGEFLGLLTRSDIMTALSIIKSSNEYGALGGSESQTMRPEP
- a CDS encoding DEAD/DEAH box helicase, which translates into the protein MSQQAAQVDTLFLHERGEEFRVVGQRDGERLFHGVLELKETGAGPRPRRLRIRDGAGEDLRSPDQFVDIARRAARIRISEQTSRRARERAREMLDAYQLDAKVVRTCRFCADAGRYAPITSETAITADDETICPDCAKEELDRELAFNGAITSDARDRLEDLLLEVQDLERITNLLSGDLDPDLTKFDEISATVDDVDLVPTDSLSLHPGIQQHLESRFDTLLPVQSLAVEHGATDGEDQLIVSATATGKTLVGEMAGLDRVLNNKGKMLFLVPLVALANQKYESFRDRYGDMVDVSLRVGASRISDEGGRFDPEADVIVGTYEGIDHALRTGKDLGTVGTVVIDEVHTLGEDERGHRLDGLISRLKHYCETGGAPASDDTQWIYLSATVGNPGQLARKLRANLVEFEERPIPIERHVTFADGREKIDTENKLVKRAFDTKSSKGYRGQTIIFTNSRRRCHQISRKLEYSSAPYHAGLDNRKRQQVERRFADQDIAAVVTTAALAAGVDFPASQVVFDSLAMGIEWLTVQEFEQMLGRAGRPDYHDKGTVYLLVEPDCSYHNSMEMTEDEVAFKLLKGEMEPVVTRYDESAAVEETLANVTVAGNRAKALNDRMVGEVPTKHALGKLLEYEFIDGLEPTPLGRAVTRHFLAPDEAFQLLDGIRKGLDPYDIVAGMELRDEH